A single Microbacterium protaetiae DNA region contains:
- a CDS encoding acyl-CoA dehydrogenase family protein, whose protein sequence is MTSIPVTLDGRGSRIEQPEYDALVEEVTRWVRGPGEEWAEKIEATGTVPRELFDQLKQRGYLSMAAPRELGGRGLAFSQWMGLMEVFSRSHASIRMLVHVLNGTWRAINPHVSAAQREKFVVPMVAGDILVAFTLTEPGNGTGADLSCTVRREGDSYLLSGRKHLITFGVNCDYWLLFARLEGSAGKDGVVALLVDRHAPGVEVEDTSQTMGVHGTDHASLRFTDTPVPVDQRVGEEGDGLQIALGGFLTPSRISVAMSCVGLAERAQELAVDYATTRVTFGKPISSRQAISFMIAENEADIQAAKQLVLHAAREWERDAPQAPALSSMAKMTAVDMLTRVTDKALQVHGGVGYWKSSPIERVYRDARAQRFEEGTNEIQKTVVARDVFARAAQHKEDA, encoded by the coding sequence ATGACCAGCATCCCGGTCACGCTCGACGGACGTGGAAGCCGAATAGAACAGCCTGAATACGACGCGCTCGTCGAAGAAGTCACCCGCTGGGTGCGCGGACCGGGGGAGGAGTGGGCCGAGAAGATCGAGGCGACCGGGACGGTTCCGCGCGAGTTGTTCGACCAGCTGAAGCAGCGCGGCTATCTGAGCATGGCAGCACCCCGTGAGCTGGGCGGACGGGGGCTCGCCTTCAGCCAGTGGATGGGGCTGATGGAGGTCTTCTCCCGTTCGCATGCGTCGATAAGGATGCTGGTGCACGTGCTCAACGGCACGTGGCGGGCCATCAACCCGCACGTGAGTGCTGCGCAGCGCGAGAAGTTCGTCGTGCCGATGGTCGCCGGCGACATCCTGGTCGCCTTCACCCTCACCGAGCCCGGCAACGGCACCGGCGCCGACCTGAGCTGCACAGTGCGCCGCGAGGGCGACAGCTATCTTCTGAGCGGCCGCAAGCACCTGATCACCTTCGGCGTGAACTGCGACTACTGGCTGCTGTTCGCACGGCTGGAGGGCAGCGCCGGCAAGGACGGAGTGGTCGCGCTGCTCGTCGACCGGCACGCGCCCGGTGTCGAGGTGGAGGACACCTCGCAGACGATGGGCGTGCACGGCACCGATCACGCGAGTCTGCGCTTCACCGACACCCCGGTGCCCGTCGACCAGCGCGTGGGCGAAGAGGGCGACGGGCTGCAGATAGCGCTGGGGGGCTTTCTCACCCCGAGCCGCATCTCTGTGGCGATGAGCTGTGTGGGCCTGGCCGAGCGCGCGCAGGAACTGGCCGTCGACTATGCGACCACGCGGGTCACGTTCGGCAAGCCGATCTCATCACGGCAGGCGATATCGTTCATGATCGCCGAGAACGAGGCCGACATCCAGGCGGCCAAGCAGCTCGTGCTGCATGCGGCCCGGGAGTGGGAGCGGGATGCACCGCAGGCCCCCGCACTGTCGTCGATGGCCAAGATGACGGCGGTGGACATGCTCACACGCGTCACCGACAAAGCCCTGCAGGTGCACGGCGGCGTCGGGTACTGGAAGAGTTCGCCGATCGAACGCGTCTACCGCGACGCCCGTGCGCAGCGCTTCGAAGAGGGCACGAACGAGATTCAGAAGACGGTGGTCGCGCGCGACGTGTTCGCCCGCGCGGCACAGCACAAGGAGGACGCATGA
- the aroA gene encoding 3-phosphoshikimate 1-carboxyvinyltransferase: protein MHLSVAGSTARVHGTVRVPNSKYHAHRALILASLAPGTSRITGLSDARHVQYTVDLLRALGITVEIEGDTFVVHGGAYRPRRDHVTVGSSGTTLYFMVGLAALADRDVLVTGQKYFDRRPIGPLLRALRELGVDVSSPTDCPPIQVRHGRPTGGTVHIAGTLSQWISALLLIAPFAAAHTTVIVDGPFNERSYVDLTVRMMAQFGLNVAVSADGRRYDIAPGQVAHPADLQLPPDIGSAAFGLAVAGIRPADVVLTGLPSIDPADVDHPEAEFLRIVRAMGLPMEVDAAAGAVRVRHDGARLQATEVDCRAVPDMLPVLSTMAAFAEGESVFHNVEHVRLKESDRVHAMLQLNEMGAQLDFDGTDLRVRGVPQLRGAHLSSFNDHRVLMSLAVAASAASGRSTLTFPNAYRISYPQFLDAMADLHVDMQVEKGPARPTGRRRPPAGTADEAARITGAQWIRRWADERPHSLALVDAAPDRTTRMTWSELDHAVDKAAALLIELGVQSGDRVAVQLPNCSGFVVAAAAASRIGAVICPIMPIFRQREVAFALKRSGAKLVIVADNFRGRQHDHELADILAGPEASELAVEHVLVMHLTPGVAHVLPPCDNPDVTWNAWHRASAWVTVDRAALDARAPAPQDAAQLLFTSGTSGEPKGVLHTHESLSRAAWMEIEQLPLNSTDSVYIPSPLAHQTGFLYGMWLAWVLGVPEIVQRVWNGRQALEILEAWEGTFVQAATPFLTDLVREVEAGAPAPRALRIFVATGAAVPRALAERATRVLGTAVCGAFGTTETGLAALSTPADPAGKAWGTDGKALRDVRLRIVDDDGHLVAAGVEGNFELTSPTVFGGYLDRPDLSAEAFAADGWYRTGDLAVIDDDGFLHITGRVRDVINRGGEKVPVSEIEQLLYRHEAIDDVAIVAMPDERLGERACAFAVLVPGATLSFTKLQNYLDDNRVSKSYWPERLEIVDSLPRNAVGKVQKFLLRERAATLKPQRLTTLTDTDKEDPLDDQHPGHARRTWKPNRTA, encoded by the coding sequence ATGCATCTGTCGGTCGCAGGAAGCACGGCGCGAGTACACGGCACCGTCCGGGTACCCAACTCGAAGTACCACGCGCATCGTGCGCTCATCCTGGCTTCGCTCGCACCCGGCACCAGCCGCATCACCGGGCTCAGCGATGCACGGCACGTGCAGTACACGGTGGATCTGCTGCGTGCGCTGGGTATCACCGTCGAGATCGAGGGTGACACCTTCGTCGTGCATGGCGGCGCCTATCGGCCGCGGCGCGATCATGTCACGGTGGGCAGCTCGGGAACGACCCTGTACTTCATGGTCGGCCTGGCAGCACTGGCCGACCGCGACGTGCTCGTGACGGGTCAGAAGTATTTCGACCGGCGTCCGATCGGGCCGCTGCTGCGCGCGCTGCGGGAGCTGGGGGTGGATGTCAGCTCACCGACCGACTGCCCGCCCATTCAGGTGCGGCACGGCCGGCCGACCGGGGGCACGGTGCACATCGCCGGCACCCTGTCGCAGTGGATCTCGGCTCTGTTGCTGATAGCGCCCTTCGCCGCGGCACACACCACGGTGATCGTGGACGGCCCGTTCAACGAGCGCAGCTACGTCGATCTGACCGTGCGCATGATGGCCCAGTTCGGCCTGAATGTGGCGGTCTCGGCGGACGGACGTCGGTACGACATCGCGCCGGGCCAGGTCGCGCACCCCGCCGACCTGCAGCTGCCGCCCGACATCGGCTCGGCCGCTTTCGGGCTGGCCGTGGCCGGCATCCGGCCCGCCGATGTCGTGCTGACCGGACTGCCGAGCATCGACCCGGCCGACGTGGATCATCCCGAAGCCGAGTTCCTGCGGATCGTCCGCGCGATGGGTCTGCCGATGGAGGTGGATGCGGCGGCCGGCGCGGTGCGGGTGCGCCACGACGGTGCCCGGCTGCAGGCCACCGAGGTGGATTGCCGCGCCGTGCCCGACATGCTCCCCGTGCTGTCGACGATGGCGGCGTTCGCCGAGGGAGAGAGCGTCTTCCACAATGTCGAGCACGTGCGTCTGAAGGAGTCCGACCGGGTGCACGCGATGCTGCAGCTGAACGAGATGGGCGCGCAGCTCGACTTCGACGGCACCGACCTGCGGGTGCGTGGCGTGCCGCAGCTGCGCGGCGCGCACCTGTCGTCGTTCAACGACCATCGCGTGCTGATGTCGCTGGCCGTGGCCGCCTCGGCGGCATCCGGTCGATCCACCCTCACCTTTCCCAACGCCTACCGCATCTCGTACCCGCAGTTCCTCGACGCGATGGCAGATCTGCACGTGGACATGCAGGTGGAGAAGGGGCCGGCGCGCCCGACCGGTCGACGTCGCCCGCCCGCCGGCACTGCCGACGAGGCCGCGCGTATCACCGGGGCACAATGGATCCGCCGGTGGGCCGACGAGCGGCCGCACTCGCTGGCCCTGGTGGATGCCGCGCCCGACCGCACCACGCGCATGACGTGGTCCGAGCTCGACCATGCCGTCGACAAAGCGGCGGCCCTGCTGATCGAACTCGGCGTGCAGTCCGGCGATCGCGTGGCCGTGCAGCTGCCGAACTGCTCGGGATTCGTCGTCGCCGCCGCCGCGGCATCCCGCATCGGCGCCGTGATCTGCCCGATCATGCCGATCTTCCGGCAGCGCGAGGTCGCGTTCGCGCTGAAGCGCTCGGGCGCGAAGCTCGTCATCGTCGCCGACAACTTCCGCGGGCGTCAGCACGACCACGAACTGGCCGACATCCTCGCCGGGCCCGAGGCCTCCGAGCTGGCCGTCGAACACGTGCTCGTCATGCACCTGACCCCCGGGGTCGCTCACGTACTGCCGCCGTGCGACAACCCCGATGTCACCTGGAACGCGTGGCACCGCGCCTCGGCCTGGGTCACGGTGGATCGGGCGGCCCTCGACGCACGGGCGCCCGCGCCGCAGGATGCCGCCCAGCTGCTCTTCACGTCGGGGACTTCGGGCGAGCCCAAGGGCGTGCTGCACACGCACGAGAGCCTGAGCCGGGCGGCCTGGATGGAGATCGAGCAGCTGCCGCTGAACTCGACCGACTCGGTCTACATCCCCTCGCCGCTGGCGCACCAGACCGGCTTCCTGTACGGAATGTGGCTGGCCTGGGTGCTCGGCGTGCCCGAGATCGTGCAACGGGTGTGGAACGGCCGGCAGGCCCTGGAGATCCTGGAGGCATGGGAGGGCACCTTCGTGCAGGCGGCCACACCGTTTCTGACCGACCTTGTGCGCGAGGTCGAAGCCGGCGCCCCCGCCCCGCGTGCACTGCGCATCTTCGTCGCGACCGGCGCCGCGGTGCCGCGGGCACTGGCCGAACGGGCGACCCGGGTGCTGGGAACGGCCGTGTGCGGCGCGTTCGGAACCACCGAGACGGGGCTGGCAGCACTGTCGACACCCGCGGATCCGGCAGGCAAGGCGTGGGGCACCGACGGCAAAGCGCTGCGCGATGTGCGGCTGCGGATCGTGGACGACGACGGGCACCTCGTCGCCGCCGGTGTTGAGGGCAACTTCGAACTGACCTCGCCGACCGTCTTCGGCGGGTATCTGGATCGTCCCGATCTGAGCGCCGAAGCCTTCGCCGCCGACGGCTGGTACCGCACGGGCGATCTCGCCGTGATCGACGACGACGGATTCCTGCACATCACCGGTCGCGTGCGCGACGTGATAAACCGCGGCGGAGAGAAGGTGCCGGTCTCCGAGATCGAACAGCTGCTGTACCGGCACGAGGCCATCGATGACGTCGCCATCGTCGCGATGCCCGATGAGCGGCTGGGGGAGCGCGCCTGCGCCTTCGCCGTCCTGGTACCGGGTGCGACGCTGAGCTTCACGAAGCTGCAGAACTACCTCGACGACAACCGGGTGTCCAAGAGCTATTGGCCCGAGCGCCTCGAGATCGTCGACAGCCTGCCGCGAAACGCCGTCGGCAAGGTGCAGAAGTTCCTGCTGCGCGAACGCGCCGCCACGCTCAAGCCGCAGCGCTTGACCACCCTGACCGACACCGACAAGGAGGACCCCCTCGATGACCAGCATCCCGGTCACGCTCGACGGACGTGGAAGCCGAATAGAACAGCCTGA
- a CDS encoding HNH endonuclease: MRTLVLNAGYEPLAVVSFRRALVLVMNDKAAIIERDEDNPVLAAGGSFDRPAVIILTRYVHLPQSGRVPVTRRGVLRRDGFRCAYCGGYAATIDHVQPRSRGGADSWENLVACCQRCNNVKGDRTPQEMSWRLRFAPRPPHGPSWSIRGTERTDPCWEPYLALAA, from the coding sequence ATGCGCACACTGGTGTTGAACGCAGGATACGAGCCGCTGGCGGTCGTGTCGTTTCGCCGGGCTCTGGTCCTGGTGATGAACGACAAGGCGGCCATCATCGAGCGCGACGAGGACAATCCGGTGCTCGCCGCCGGCGGATCGTTCGACAGACCCGCAGTCATCATCCTCACCAGATACGTCCACCTGCCGCAGTCGGGTCGTGTACCGGTGACCCGCCGCGGGGTGCTGCGGCGCGACGGTTTCCGCTGCGCGTACTGCGGAGGGTACGCGGCCACGATCGACCACGTGCAGCCGCGCTCGCGTGGCGGGGCCGACAGCTGGGAGAACCTCGTCGCCTGCTGCCAGCGCTGCAACAACGTGAAGGGTGACCGCACACCGCAGGAGATGTCGTGGCGGCTGCGCTTCGCGCCGCGTCCGCCGCACGGACCGTCGTGGTCGATCCGAGGCACGGAGCGCACCGATCCCTGTTGGGAGCCGTATCTCGCACTCGCGGCGTGA
- a CDS encoding M23 family metallopeptidase — protein MAEQHDSTTDHDEPTAVTRSRRSLRAAAAAAPVSHRAKTAPATTSATRAGSVKKHRSAGSRVAVLGVITALVGSVAIPAFAAAGQGAPEARTVQQQAAADAQSLVVASEHESTELSRSSYSATTADEIAKKKAKEAAAARAKAAARVASYTAQSVDLSLTGPGSGDIRWPLAKINHIGDGFRARGGEHDGVDLLTDGGTPIFAATSGTVKVSSEGYYGYGVAITIETVIDGKKITTLYGHMRYGSRQVVSGQKVKVGQLIGLVGSTGQSTANHLHFEVWFNGTKVDPLAWLRANAG, from the coding sequence TTGGCTGAACAGCACGACTCGACCACCGACCACGACGAGCCGACCGCAGTGACGCGTTCCCGACGCAGCCTGCGCGCCGCGGCGGCTGCCGCACCCGTCTCGCATCGCGCGAAGACGGCGCCGGCGACCACATCGGCGACGCGAGCCGGGTCGGTGAAAAAGCACCGCTCGGCGGGCAGCCGAGTGGCGGTTCTCGGTGTGATCACCGCCCTGGTCGGGTCGGTCGCGATCCCGGCCTTCGCCGCCGCCGGGCAAGGCGCCCCCGAGGCGCGCACCGTGCAGCAGCAGGCCGCCGCCGACGCGCAGTCGCTCGTGGTGGCATCCGAGCACGAATCCACCGAGCTCAGTCGCAGCAGCTACTCGGCGACCACGGCCGACGAGATTGCGAAGAAGAAGGCCAAGGAAGCCGCAGCCGCCCGCGCGAAGGCTGCCGCGCGCGTCGCCTCGTACACCGCGCAGAGCGTCGATCTGAGCCTGACCGGGCCCGGCAGTGGCGATATCCGCTGGCCGCTGGCCAAGATCAACCACATCGGCGACGGGTTCCGCGCCCGCGGCGGCGAGCACGACGGCGTCGATCTGCTCACCGACGGGGGCACCCCGATCTTCGCGGCCACCTCGGGCACGGTGAAGGTCTCGAGCGAGGGGTACTACGGCTACGGCGTGGCGATCACCATCGAGACGGTGATCGACGGCAAGAAGATCACCACGCTCTACGGCCACATGCGCTACGGCAGCCGCCAGGTGGTCTCGGGTCAGAAGGTCAAGGTCGGCCAGCTCATCGGCCTGGTCGGCAGCACCGGCCAGTCCACAGCGAACCACCTGCACTTCGAGGTCTGGTTCAACGGCACCAAGGTCGACCCGCTGGCCTGGCTGCGCGCCAACGCCGGCTGA
- a CDS encoding metal-dependent transcriptional regulator, translating to MVDLIDTTEMYLRTILELEEENIVPLRARISERLGHSGPTVSQTVGRMERDGLVIVADDRHLELTDSGRSKAVDVMRKHRLAERLLSDVIGLDWAYVHEEACRWEHVMSEQVERRLVDLLGHPTESPYGNPIPGLDQLGGVASMTFEQGVVGLVRKLDADGGPIRGTVRRLAEPAQVDPELLDQLREAGVVPGATGQYQYSEGYVLVQMDGNIEGLELPVEVASHIFLVDETD from the coding sequence ATGGTAGACCTCATCGACACCACGGAGATGTACCTGCGCACGATCCTCGAACTCGAGGAGGAGAACATCGTGCCGCTGCGTGCACGCATCTCCGAGCGCCTCGGCCACTCCGGACCCACCGTCTCGCAGACCGTCGGTCGCATGGAGCGCGACGGGCTGGTCATCGTCGCCGATGATCGCCACCTCGAGCTGACCGACTCGGGTCGCTCCAAAGCCGTCGACGTCATGCGCAAGCACCGACTGGCCGAACGACTGCTCTCCGATGTGATCGGTCTGGACTGGGCCTATGTGCACGAAGAGGCCTGCCGCTGGGAGCACGTGATGAGCGAGCAGGTCGAGCGTCGCCTGGTCGATCTGCTCGGTCACCCCACCGAGTCGCCCTATGGCAACCCGATCCCGGGGCTTGATCAGCTGGGGGGCGTGGCCTCGATGACCTTTGAACAGGGCGTCGTCGGGCTGGTGCGCAAGCTCGACGCCGACGGCGGGCCGATTCGCGGCACCGTGCGGCGCCTCGCCGAGCCGGCGCAGGTCGACCCCGAACTGCTCGATCAGCTGCGCGAGGCCGGGGTCGTGCCGGGCGCGACCGGCCAATACCAGTACAGCGAGGGCTATGTGCTGGTGCAGATGGACGGCAACATCGAAGGCCTGGAGCTGCCCGTCGAGGTCGCCTCGCACATCTTCCTGGTCGACGAGACCGACTGA
- the serC gene encoding phosphoserine transaminase, with protein MAHVTLPSELLPADGRFGCGPSKVRPEQVQALAGPGAAILGTSHRQAPVKNLVGSVRAGLAELFRLPDGYEIILANGGSTAFWDAAAFGLIERRAQNLQFGEFGGKFAKAAAAPWLEAPDVRTAEPGTRARFEPVAGVDVYGGPHNETSTGVAAPIERVHGDEGALTVIDATSAAGGIDFDVTQTDVYYFAPQKNFASDGGLWFAAVSPAAIERIERIAATDRYIPAFLDLKTAVDQSRLNQTLNTPAVSTLLLMDEQVRWINGNGGLAWAGARTKESSDALYAWAEASAYATPFAADAADRSPVVVTIDFDESVDAAAVAASLRANGIVDTEPYRKLGRNQLRVATFVAIEPDDVRALTRCIDYTVERLAQ; from the coding sequence ATGGCCCACGTCACTCTGCCCAGCGAACTTCTGCCCGCCGACGGACGCTTCGGGTGCGGCCCGTCAAAGGTGCGCCCCGAGCAGGTGCAGGCGCTCGCAGGCCCGGGTGCCGCCATTCTCGGCACCTCGCATCGCCAGGCTCCGGTGAAGAACCTCGTCGGCAGCGTGCGCGCGGGCCTGGCCGAACTGTTCCGGCTGCCCGACGGGTACGAGATCATCCTCGCCAACGGCGGGTCGACCGCCTTCTGGGATGCCGCCGCGTTCGGCCTGATCGAACGGCGCGCGCAGAACCTGCAGTTCGGCGAGTTCGGCGGCAAGTTCGCCAAGGCCGCCGCCGCTCCCTGGCTGGAGGCGCCCGACGTGCGCACGGCCGAGCCGGGAACGCGCGCGCGGTTCGAGCCGGTGGCCGGCGTTGACGTGTACGGCGGCCCGCACAACGAGACCTCGACCGGCGTGGCCGCGCCTATCGAGCGCGTGCACGGCGACGAGGGCGCGCTGACCGTGATCGATGCGACAAGCGCCGCCGGCGGCATCGACTTCGACGTGACCCAGACCGACGTCTACTACTTCGCCCCGCAGAAGAACTTCGCCTCCGACGGCGGCCTGTGGTTCGCGGCGGTCTCGCCCGCGGCCATCGAGCGCATCGAGCGCATCGCGGCGACCGACCGCTACATTCCGGCGTTCCTCGACCTGAAGACGGCCGTCGACCAGTCGCGGCTGAACCAGACCCTGAACACGCCGGCGGTGTCCACACTGCTGCTGATGGACGAGCAGGTGCGCTGGATCAACGGCAACGGCGGACTGGCATGGGCCGGTGCCCGCACGAAGGAGTCCTCCGACGCGCTATACGCGTGGGCCGAGGCATCCGCCTACGCCACGCCCTTCGCCGCCGATGCCGCCGACCGTTCACCGGTCGTGGTCACGATCGACTTCGATGAGTCGGTGGATGCCGCGGCCGTGGCCGCCTCGCTGCGCGCCAACGGCATCGTCGACACCGAGCCGTATCGCAAGCTCGGGCGCAACCAGCTGCGCGTCGCGACGTTCGTGGCGATCGAGCCCGACGACGTGCGTGCGCTCACGCGCTGCATCGACTACACCGTGGAGCGCCTCGCGCAGTAG
- a CDS encoding DUF3027 domain-containing protein, producing MTSMPETPGPSETPGVVADDRLLAAHDLARAALYEVTTPAAVGEPAGYTVESDGVVSLRFTNRMPGYPGWFWTVSVAAVEGAEPTVLEVELLPGDEALLAPEWVPWAVRLAEYQAQQTATAEAAAEDEDSSDADDSDDDESGEDLDFDEDDLEDVDDLDAADFDEDGSPILHAGDVDGVDIDELDESADDEDSDDDDADDEADDEESDDDDLDEDADRE from the coding sequence ATGACTTCGATGCCTGAGACCCCGGGGCCCTCCGAGACGCCCGGCGTCGTTGCCGACGACCGGCTCTTGGCCGCGCACGATCTCGCCCGCGCCGCGTTGTACGAGGTGACCACCCCGGCGGCGGTGGGTGAGCCGGCCGGCTACACCGTCGAGTCCGACGGCGTGGTCTCGCTGCGCTTCACCAACCGGATGCCCGGGTACCCGGGGTGGTTCTGGACCGTCAGCGTGGCCGCAGTCGAGGGCGCCGAACCCACGGTGCTCGAGGTCGAGCTGCTGCCCGGCGACGAGGCGCTTCTGGCACCGGAATGGGTGCCGTGGGCCGTGCGGCTCGCCGAATACCAGGCACAGCAGACGGCGACCGCCGAGGCGGCAGCCGAAGACGAAGATTCCTCAGACGCCGACGATTCCGATGACGACGAGTCCGGTGAAGACCTCGACTTCGACGAGGACGACCTTGAAGACGTCGATGATCTGGATGCGGCGGATTTCGATGAGGACGGCTCGCCGATTCTGCACGCGGGCGATGTGGACGGCGTCGACATCGACGAGCTCGACGAGTCGGCAGACGACGAGGATTCAGACGACGACGATGCCGACGACGAGGCCGACGACGAGGAGTCCGATGACGACGACCTCGACGAGGACGCCGACCGGGAGTGA
- a CDS encoding cold-shock protein, whose product MPTGKVRFYDEEKGFGFISSDDGQDVFLHATALPAGAVVKAGSRVEFGLADGRRGPQALSVRLLEAPVSLAKRSRKPADDMAVIVEDLVKLLDGIGGDLRRGRYPSGGQSRKIAALLRKVADDFDA is encoded by the coding sequence ATGCCCACCGGCAAGGTCAGGTTCTACGACGAGGAGAAGGGCTTCGGCTTCATCTCCTCTGACGACGGTCAGGATGTCTTCCTGCACGCCACGGCCCTGCCCGCGGGAGCCGTGGTCAAGGCGGGCTCACGCGTGGAGTTCGGGCTGGCTGACGGACGCCGTGGACCCCAGGCACTGTCGGTTCGGCTGCTCGAGGCGCCGGTGAGCCTTGCCAAGCGTTCCCGCAAGCCGGCCGACGATATGGCCGTCATCGTCGAAGATCTCGTCAAGCTCCTCGACGGCATCGGCGGCGACCTGCGCCGCGGCCGGTATCCCTCGGGCGGGCAGTCCCGCAAGATCGCCGCCCTCCTGCGCAAGGTGGCCGATGACTTCGATGCCTGA
- a CDS encoding multidrug ABC transporter ATPase translates to MSAPTPSGDVPVRRIDRILSFTALGLLVLSVGCFFAIMIGSAMHAKFDQGAWPAVGIAVYIGPILAFLMILAVIIMSFVRRARANKAR, encoded by the coding sequence ATGAGCGCGCCCACTCCGTCCGGAGACGTCCCGGTTCGCCGGATCGACCGGATCCTGTCCTTCACAGCCCTCGGGCTGCTCGTGCTGTCCGTCGGCTGCTTCTTCGCGATCATGATCGGCTCGGCGATGCACGCGAAGTTCGATCAGGGCGCCTGGCCGGCGGTCGGCATCGCCGTCTACATCGGTCCGATCCTGGCGTTCCTGATGATCCTCGCGGTCATCATCATGAGCTTCGTGCGAAGGGCGCGAGCGAACAAGGCGCGCTGA
- a CDS encoding helicase-associated domain-containing protein, with protein sequence MAHTSDERALATQLAGIEPEALARLLHARGVPASVGWHDCFDAAEALLDAASIDRALTRLARPVLQALDAAAGDPVTGDARVPLEELALVRADGRAFAVVATRLGEALTTHPEAVATGSSPGDPARADERHAATVAEQVAAAVRTLTDVVALSRDQPLTVTGAGAVTAVDRRRLLDAHIVQTATELDDLLALADAAGLLALAGREWLVTDVGDAWLPGGLVARWAAVATAWRDALPAAVRTLGDGYLPPGAWSALLPLDDDWPAHVELLRRRAERWGLYDRDGAEPAWTTPLRAGGDPELAALTPLVPDEIDKIYLQADLSAIAPGPLRSGLDLRLRTMAIRESVAQASTYRFSADSLAAAIAGGEDAASLRAFLSELSLTGIPQPLEYLIDQAEARHGLIRVGTDVSGRTRVTSAEPRLLHTLAVDQALRAIGLVRDDDALVSRVSRDAVFWTLADARYPVIAVDEIGQPVPLHRRRAPLTAAARSEPWAALLPVASELIAHSGGDADRAWLQRELDQAVRARSEIVVTVRLPGGDEREFAMEASGLGGGRLRGRDRGADVERTLPVSSIVAVRPR encoded by the coding sequence GTGGCCCACACTTCCGATGAACGCGCGCTGGCGACCCAGCTGGCAGGTATCGAGCCCGAGGCGCTCGCCCGGCTGCTGCATGCGCGCGGGGTGCCCGCCTCGGTCGGATGGCACGACTGCTTCGACGCGGCAGAGGCGCTGCTGGATGCCGCATCCATCGACCGTGCGCTGACCCGCCTCGCGCGTCCGGTGCTGCAGGCATTGGATGCCGCAGCCGGCGATCCTGTCACCGGCGACGCACGCGTTCCCCTGGAAGAACTCGCGCTTGTGCGCGCCGACGGCCGCGCGTTCGCGGTCGTGGCCACCCGGCTCGGCGAGGCGCTCACGACGCATCCGGAGGCCGTCGCCACCGGCTCATCCCCGGGCGATCCGGCCCGCGCAGACGAACGTCATGCGGCGACGGTCGCCGAGCAGGTGGCGGCAGCGGTGCGCACCCTGACCGACGTCGTGGCGCTGAGCCGCGACCAGCCGCTGACCGTGACCGGCGCCGGCGCTGTCACCGCGGTCGACCGACGGCGACTGCTCGACGCCCACATCGTGCAGACCGCCACCGAACTCGACGACCTGCTCGCCCTGGCCGATGCGGCCGGGCTGCTGGCCCTGGCCGGGCGCGAATGGCTGGTCACCGACGTCGGCGACGCCTGGCTGCCCGGGGGCCTGGTCGCACGCTGGGCAGCGGTGGCCACGGCGTGGCGCGATGCGCTGCCGGCGGCTGTGCGCACCCTCGGCGACGGGTACCTGCCGCCGGGGGCATGGAGCGCACTGCTCCCCCTCGACGACGACTGGCCCGCCCATGTCGAACTTCTCCGCCGGCGCGCCGAACGCTGGGGACTGTACGACCGTGACGGTGCCGAGCCTGCCTGGACGACGCCGCTGCGCGCGGGCGGTGACCCCGAGCTGGCCGCGCTGACACCGCTCGTTCCCGACGAGATCGACAAGATCTACCTCCAGGCAGATCTGAGCGCGATCGCGCCCGGGCCGCTGCGATCAGGGCTCGACTTGCGGTTGCGCACCATGGCGATCCGCGAGTCGGTGGCCCAGGCATCCACGTACCGGTTCAGCGCCGATTCACTGGCGGCTGCCATCGCCGGCGGTGAGGATGCGGCATCCCTGCGCGCCTTTCTGTCCGAACTGTCGTTGACCGGCATTCCGCAGCCCCTGGAGTACCTCATCGACCAGGCCGAGGCACGGCACGGACTCATCCGGGTCGGAACCGACGTGTCGGGTCGCACGCGGGTCACCAGCGCCGAACCGCGTCTGCTGCACACTCTCGCCGTCGACCAGGCGTTGCGCGCGATCGGGCTCGTCCGCGATGACGACGCCCTCGTCTCGCGCGTCTCGCGCGATGCGGTGTTCTGGACGCTCGCCGATGCCCGCTACCCGGTGATAGCAGTCGACGAGATCGGGCAGCCGGTGCCCCTGCATCGACGCCGCGCCCCGCTGACGGCCGCCGCGCGGTCCGAGCCCTGGGCGGCGCTGCTGCCGGTGGCCTCGGAGCTCATCGCACACTCGGGCGGCGACGCCGACCGTGCCTGGCTGCAGCGCGAGCTCGACCAGGCGGTGCGCGCCCGCAGCGAGATCGTGGTGACCGTGCGGCTGCCCGGCGGCGATGAGCGGGAGTTCGCGATGGAGGCCAGCGGTCTGGGCGGCGGACGCCTGCGCGGACGCGACCGCGGCGCCGACGTCGAACGCACGCTTCCGGTGTCGAGCATCGTGGCCGTGCGGCCCCGGTAG